Below is a window of Pseudomonadota bacterium DNA.
CTCGAAAAAGCCGCGCCCGGGGCAAAAGCTTGATTTCGGCGGTTTGCTGCGCGGCATGGTGGTGGAAGCGTCAGGAGCCGGTCCGGGGCTGCTTCTGTTGTCAGGCGCCAATGGCCGCCCGGTCGCCGAGGTGCTGGAGCAGGTTGGCCGGGTGCCTTTGCCTCCTTATATCAAGCGCGCCGTCGAGGATGATGATCGCCGCAGTTACCAGACGGTTTTCGCCGATCCCGCCGCCGCCGGCGCGGTGGCGGCGCCGACGGCGGGACTACATTTTACGCCGGAGTTACTGCGGGAATTAGGCGGCAATGGGGTTGAAATCGCTTTTCTGACGTTGCACGTTGGACTCGGCACCTTTGCTCCGGTGCGTTCGCGGACGGTGGAAGGGCATCGAATCCATGAAGAATTTTTTCGTATTCCTCCGTCGACCCTGGAACGGGTCGCCGCCTTGCGGGCACGCGGCGGGCGTTTGGTGGCGGTCGGCAGCACGGTTACCCGGGCTCTGGAATATCATGCCGCGACCGGGTTGCTTGAAGGGCTGTGCGATCTGTTTATCTATCCCGGTTACGAGTTTAAAATGGTGGACGCCATTCTGACTAATTTTCATCTGCCGGCGTCGACTTTGATGATGCTGGTTTCCGCCTTTGCCGGGCGGGAAACGGTCATGGCGGCTTATCGGCGAGCCCTGGAACTGGAATATCGATTCTACAGTTACGGTGATGCCATGCTGCTGCTCAAATGAACGCTTTTCAGGTTCTGGATAATGACCGTAAGAGCGCGGCGCGACGAGCGCGCCTGACGACGGCGCATGGGGTGATTGAAACTCCTTGTTTCATGCCGGTCGGCACCCGGGCCACGGTCAAGAGCCTGACTCCGAAGCAACTTGAAGAGGAGGTCGCGGCGCAGATTGTTCTGGCCAATACCTACCATCTTTTTCTGCGCCCCGGGCATGAATTGGTGCGGCGGCTCGGCGGGGTTCATAAATTCATGGGCTGGTCGCGGCCGGTGCTTACCGACAGCGGCGGTTTTCAGGTTTTCAGCCTGGCTTCACTG
It encodes the following:
- the queA gene encoding tRNA preQ1(34) S-adenosylmethionine ribosyltransferase-isomerase QueA → MDVALFDYELPSERIAQHPLPRRDQSRLLLVRRGVREFVDGGFTDLKAYLQAGDLLVLNDTRVIPARLLGRKESGGAIEAFLVRLEKSVVDGDESKQLWRVLFKASKKPRPGQKLDFGGLLRGMVVEASGAGPGLLLLSGANGRPVAEVLEQVGRVPLPPYIKRAVEDDDRRSYQTVFADPAAAGAVAAPTAGLHFTPELLRELGGNGVEIAFLTLHVGLGTFAPVRSRTVEGHRIHEEFFRIPPSTLERVAALRARGGRLVAVGSTVTRALEYHAATGLLEGLCDLFIYPGYEFKMVDAILTNFHLPASTLMMLVSAFAGRETVMAAYRRALELEYRFYSYGDAMLLLK